One region of Thunnus albacares chromosome 20, fThuAlb1.1, whole genome shotgun sequence genomic DNA includes:
- the LOC122971137 gene encoding microfibril-associated glycoprotein 4-like, producing MMKLVSVVLLLLAPVLTSCLRLVLPLDCSDIYNHDSTRPSGVYIIYPIGATSAVQVYCDMDSDGGRWMVFQRRMDGSVNFYRPWDHYKKGFGIAAGEYWLGLESLFHLTHRKKYELLVDMEDFSGNKTSARYSSFSIESESDGYKLHVSGFTDGGAGDGLETHNGQKFSTFDKDQDSDSRSCAKLHLGAFWYNDCHRANPNGIYLWGADSTHDAAGVEWSYWKGWNYSLKTISMKIRPVQ from the exons ATGATGAAG CTTGTTTCAGTGGTTCTCCTCCTGCTGGCTCCAGTATTGACCTCCTGCTTACGTCTCGTCCTCCCGCTGGACTGCAGTGACATCTATAACCATGACAGCACCCGACCCAGCGGAGTGTACATCATCTATCCCATCGGAGCCACATCTGCTGTCCAG gtgtactGTGACATGGACTCAGACGGAGGACGTTGGATG gtgTTCCAGAGGAGGATGGACGGCTCGGTGAACTTCTACAGGCCCTGGGATCACTACAAGAAGGGCTTTGGTATCGCTGCTGGAGAGTACTGGCTCG gtcttGAGAGTCTCTTCCATCTGACTCATAGGAAAAAGTACGAGCTGCTGGTCGACATGGAGGACTTCAGTGGAAACAAAACGTCTGCTCGTTATTCCTCGTTCTCCATTGAATCAGAGTCCGATGGATACAAACTGCATGTGTCTGGATTCACTGATGGAGGAGCAG gAGATGGCCTGGAAACTCACAACGGACAGAAGTTCTCCACCTTCGACAAAGACCAGGACTCCGATAGCCGTAGCTGTGCCAAACTCCACCTGGGGGCGTTCTGGTACAACGACTGTCATAGAGCAAACCCCAACGGGATTTATCTCTGGGGTGCTGATAGCACTCATGATGCTGCTGGAGTGGAGTGGTCCTACTGGAAGGGCTGGAACTACTCCCTGAAGACCATCAGCATGAAGATTCGTCCTGTGCAGTAA
- the LOC122971145 gene encoding microfibril-associated glycoprotein 4-like, producing MDSDGGRWTVFQRRMDASVNFYRPWDHYKKGFGIAAGEYWLGLESLFHLTHRKKVELLVDMEDFSGNKASARYSSFSIDPESDGYRLHVSGFTDGGAGDSLSYHSGQKFTTFDKDQDNWADGNCARDRLGAFWYNDCHDANPNGVYRWGADNILIQLGVEWESWKGANYSLKTISMKIRPVQ from the exons ATGGACTCAGACGGAGGACGTTGGACG GTGTTCCAGAGGAGGATGGATGCCTCGGTGAACTTCTACAGACCCTGGGATCACTACAAGAAGGGCTTTGGTATCGCTGCTGGAGAGTACTGGCTCG gtcttGAGAGTCTCTTCCATCTGACTCATAGGAAAAAGGTCGAGCTGCTGGTGGACATGGAGGACTTCAGTGGAAACAAAGCGTCTGCTCGTTACTCCTCGTTCTCTATCGATCCAGAGTCCGATGGATACAGACTGCATGTGTCTGGATTCACTGATGGAGGAGCAG gAGACTCCCTGAGTTATCACAGCGGACAAAAGTTCACCACCTTTGACAAAGACCAGGACAACTGGGCAGACGGGAACTGTGCCAGAGACCGCTTGGGAGCGTTCTGGTACAACGACTGTCACGATGCAAACCCCAACGGGGTTTATCGCTGGGGGGCTGATAACATTCTGATTCAATTAGGAGTGGAGTGGGAGTCTTGGAAGGGCGCTAACTACTCCCTGAAGACCATCAGCATGAAGATTCGTCCTGTGCAGTAA
- the LOC122971142 gene encoding microfibril-associated glycoprotein 4-like, with product MMKLVSVVLLLLAPALTSCLNLDLPLDCSDIYNHDSTRPSGVYIIYPIGATSAVQVYCDMDSDGGQWTMFQRRMDGSVNFYRPWDQYKKGFGIAAGEYWLGLENLFHLTVRKTVELLVEMEDFSGNKVSARYSSFSIDPESYGYKLYVSGFTDGGAGDSLSYHNGHKFTTVDKDQDSSYTNCARATLGAFWYNGCHHANPNGVYRWGADDTVGNVGVEWPPWKGFNYSMKTFSMKIRPVQ from the exons ATGATGAAG CTGGTTTCAGTGGTTCTCCTCCTGCTGGCTCCAGCGTTGACCTCCTGCTTAAATCTTGACCTCCCGCTGGACTGCAGTGACATCTATAACCATGACAGCACCCGACCCAGTGGAGTGTACATCATCTATCCCATCGGAGCCACGTCTGCTGTCCAG gtgtactGTGACATGGACTCAGACGGAGGACAGTGGACG aTGTTCCAGAGGAGGATGGACGGCTCGGTGAACTTCTACAGGCCCTGGGATCAGTACAAGAAGGGCTTTGGTATCGCCGCTGGAGAGTACTGGCTCG gtcttGAGAATCTCTTCCATCTGACTGTGAGGAAAACGGTCGAGCTGCTGGTCGAAATGGAGGACTTCAGTGGAAACAAAGTGTCTGCTCGTTATTCCTCGTTCTCCATTGATCCAGAGTCCTACGGATACAAACTGTATGTGTCTGGATTCACTGATGGAGGAGCAG gAGACTCCCTGAGTTATCACAACGGACATAAGTTCACCACCGTAGACAAAGACCAGGACTCCAGCTACACTAACTGTGCCAGAGCCACCCTGGGGGCGTTCTGGTACAACGGCTGTCACCATGCAAACCCCAACGGGGTTTATCGCTGGGGGGCTGATGACACTGTGGGTAATGTTGGAGTGGAGTGGCCCCCATGGAAGGGCTTTAACTACTCCATGAAGACCTTCAGCATGAAGATTCGTCCTGTGCAGTAA